The Thermoplasmata archaeon genome includes a region encoding these proteins:
- a CDS encoding lipopolysaccharide biosynthesis protein has protein sequence MQGLKEKTAKNILWVSLLRVVSYGISLITSLVLARLLFPDEYGIVSMAMVFIGFGEILGDFGLSAAIIQKQKENIEKELYTGATLRLIFATGLYLTVFSIAPFVADFMAEPRLTNVIRIASLQFFLTSAGFVVTVRLTRELKFNKIVLANLSGGLSKGILVIALAFLGFSYWSVVFGNLAGGLITVVVLYSFVSWKVKFVFDVKVAKELLNFGKYVLAVGIMYWATLSIGKFVVGNSFGTESLGAYEVAWTWGFVIPSVIGGVLNAVLFPTYCKVVGNKDRLRKGYLTTLKYISLFAFPVCIGLMFLAPDFVRVVLAGNTSKWDGAIPVLTIISGFAILPILWVPAGAIIVSTGNVRINFLQTLVGLLIVAIFVCPLCILFGTVGVALTYLIFGFPMFIWVISFVNKIISIHIREVLQTSIPSFLASIIGVCPILLITFFSREISFTIFILKIASFTVCYATSIYLLTRGKIIEEVKDVLALLKKKK, from the coding sequence ATGCAGGGACTTAAGGAAAAGACAGCAAAGAACATTCTGTGGGTGAGTTTGCTCAGAGTTGTAAGCTATGGCATCTCCCTGATAACCTCTTTGGTTCTGGCAAGGTTGTTGTTTCCAGATGAGTATGGAATAGTGAGCATGGCAATGGTTTTTATTGGATTCGGTGAGATTCTTGGTGATTTTGGTTTAAGTGCTGCAATTATTCAAAAGCAAAAGGAAAACATTGAAAAAGAACTTTACACTGGCGCAACCCTTCGTCTGATTTTTGCAACTGGGCTTTATCTAACAGTATTTTCCATAGCACCTTTTGTTGCAGATTTCATGGCTGAACCAAGATTGACAAATGTGATCAGAATTGCAAGCTTGCAGTTTTTCCTCACATCTGCTGGATTTGTGGTCACTGTACGCTTGACTAGAGAATTGAAATTTAACAAAATTGTGCTTGCCAATCTCTCTGGAGGACTGAGTAAGGGAATTCTAGTTATTGCTCTTGCCTTCCTCGGTTTTTCCTACTGGAGCGTGGTTTTTGGCAATCTTGCTGGTGGCTTGATCACAGTGGTTGTGCTGTATTCTTTTGTTTCCTGGAAAGTAAAATTCGTGTTTGATGTCAAAGTGGCAAAGGAACTGCTGAACTTTGGGAAGTATGTGCTGGCTGTTGGGATAATGTATTGGGCAACCCTTTCTATTGGGAAATTTGTCGTGGGGAATTCATTTGGAACAGAATCACTTGGAGCATATGAGGTTGCATGGACATGGGGTTTTGTAATTCCATCCGTAATCGGTGGTGTGTTGAATGCTGTTCTGTTTCCCACCTACTGTAAAGTGGTAGGAAATAAAGACCGTTTGAGAAAAGGTTATCTAACTACTCTCAAGTATATTTCGCTCTTTGCGTTCCCTGTTTGCATCGGTTTAATGTTTCTCGCTCCTGATTTCGTGAGAGTTGTACTTGCAGGAAATACTTCCAAATGGGACGGAGCAATACCAGTTCTTACCATAATCTCAGGATTTGCAATTCTTCCAATTCTTTGGGTACCTGCAGGAGCTATTATTGTTTCCACTGGTAATGTAAGAATAAACTTCCTCCAAACCTTAGTTGGCCTTCTGATCGTGGCGATATTTGTATGTCCCCTTTGCATACTTTTCGGTACAGTTGGTGTAGCTCTGACTTACCTGATATTTGGTTTTCCTATGTTTATATGGGTAATCTCTTTTGTAAATAAAATTATCAGCATTCACATAAGAGAGGTTTTGCAAACATCAATTCCTTCTTTTCTAGCATCAATAATAGGAGTTTGTCCAATTTTACTTATTACATTCTTTTCTCGTGAAATCTCTTTCACGATTTTCATCCTAAAAATTGCCTCCTTTACAGTGTGTTATGCAACTTCTATATACCTACTAACCAGAGGAAAAATTATCGAGGAAGTAAAAGATGTTCTAGCATTATTGAAAAAGAAGAAATAG